The segment TGGCGATGGCCGCAGCGCCAAAAAGTCCAAGAGTCCCGAACACAGCAAAAATGGCCATTACTGCGCCGATTTGCATCCCTTTCATTTCACATCCCTTCCTTCAAGTGGCACGTGATCATCTCCGGAGCCTTGGTGTCGCTGACCGCGAGCCTTACCTCTAACGCTTAGTAGACTCCATGTCGGGGTATATGCATCGATGCCCCCTTGCAGCATCATGCGGCGTCAAGCCAGAAATTTTCCGCTACATCAATTATCTGTGATGTGGCCTGCGGTGAAATCCGCCGATCTTCAGCGATCGCATATAGCACTTTTCGGGTTGATATCCGATATCGCTCGGATCCGGGGTAATAACGCGTACGGTCGGCACGATGCGAGCCGCGCGCAAAAAAGACCCACCTTGGCTCTCATAGCCTCGGCGGGTTTCTCGTTCTTGCCGGCATCGCGCCGAGTCGGATGTCTCGATGCTTTGCAGGTCTGGGGATTACTTCCCCTTCACCACCGGCAACTGCGCCTGCGTCCACGCACCCATGCCGCCGCCGAGGTAGAAGACCTTCTGGAAGCCGGCCTTGACCAGGCGCTGGGCGGCGCCCTGGGCGGTCTGGCCGGAGCGGCAGATAACGACCACCGGCAGGTCTTTGGCCTTGGCCAGGTCCTTGCTCTCCGGGTCGAACTGGCTCATCAGCACATGCTTCGCGCCGGGGATGTGGCCCTTCTCGAAGCTGTCGCGCGGGGAGATGTCCACCAGCAGCGGGTTCTCGCGGTTCATCAGCAGGGTGAGGCCGGCCGGCGTCAGTTCCTTGAACTTGCGCAGCAGGGTCATCAGCTGGGTGACGATCAGCGCCAGCAGCAGGACGACGAACAGCGCCGAAAGCGCGAGATGGTTGCCCACGAAGGCGGGCAGCTTGTGCAGGAAATCGTTCATCGGGACTCGATTGGTGCGACCGCTCGGGTCGCCTGGGCATGCGGAAAGGAACGCGATTATAGGGGCAAGCGGTGGCGCCGCCCCTGCGGCATCACTGCGCGGGTTCCAGGTCGGGCAGGCCGGTGGTCAGCCACCAGTGCTTGGCCTGCGGGTCGTACTTCCAGGTCTGGCGGTCGACCAGGGTGCGTTCGACCTGGGTGTGCACGTTGACGATGCCGATGTGCACCACCTGCTTGACCTCGTTCTCGCCGGTGGCGACCGGACCCGAACCGTCGTCGTAGTCGCTGACCCGGTACTGGGTGAACCGGGACAGCTCGATCGGGGTGAGCGGGTGCTCGTTGCGGATCGCCGGGTCGACGAACTGCTCGGCGTTGGCCAGGTTGCCCCAGCGGACGGTGCTGGCGTAGGCGTTGAGGGTGGCGGTCAGCGTCTGGTTGCGCTGGTCGGTGGCGCAGCCGGCGACCAGCAGCAGGGCGGCGGCGGCGGTGATGCGGGCGATACGACGCATGGCGCGTTCTCTTCGCGGGAAGGGCGTCGGCCATTGTGCCGGATGACGCCGTGCGGGCAAGCCCGCCACCGGCTCAGGAACTTGCGCGGCGTTTGGCGACGAAGCGCGCGGCCAGCGTGGCGGCGGGCTTGCCGTCCTCGCCGGGGACGGCGCAGCTCACCTCGATGCGGGCGCGCCCCCGAGCGGCCAGGGTGGCGAAGAAGGTGGTCCAGTCCGACTCCGGCGCCAGCACGGCATCGGCGCGGAAATCCGTCCACACCGGCGCCAGATAACGCACGGTGGACTCGCCGACGAACACGTCGCAGTCCTCGCCACGCTCGCGCAGCGCCAGCTCCACCAGGGCCCAGCCGGCCAGCGTCATCAGGCTGACCAGGCTGCCGCCGAAGGCGCAGCCCTTGTCGTTGACGTTGGGCGCCAGTGGCACGGCGAGGCTGAGGCGATCCGGGGTGTGGGTGTCCAGATGCAGGTCCATCGCGCGGGCCAGCGGGATCTCGTCGCGGATGAATCGCACCAGCGCATCGGCGGTAGCGTCGCGGGCGCCGGAGGGCGCGGGGGAGGAAGTCGACATCGATATCTCGTGGTGCAGGGGGACAGCAGCCCGGCGCGCCGGGCGGGGCGGGCCAGTGTAAGCGGCGGCAACGCTAGACTGCGACCCTGCCGCGCATCGTCGCCGACGTCCCCGAACGCGAGGAATCCATCGCCATGTCCTCATCGCCTGTTCCGTTGCTGCATGGCCGCGCGGTGGTCATCACCCGTCCGGCCGGCACCGGCGCCAGCCTGGCGCGACGGGTGCGCGCGCTGGGCGGCCGGCCGCTGCTGCTGCCGGGACTGTCGCTGCATGCGATCGGCGACGGGGCGACGCGGGCGGCGCTGCTCCGGGCGCTGCGGGCGGAGGTGGTGGTCTTCACCAGTCCGGCCGCGGTGCGCTACGCGGCGGCGCTGGCTCCGATTCCGGCCGGCTGCGTGGCGGTCGGTGTGGGCCAGGGCACCGCGCGCGCCCTGCGCCGGGCGGGCATCGCGGCGCCGCTCGCACCGGCCCGGCAGGACAGCGAGGGCGTGCTGGCGCTGCCGGCGCTGCAGTCGCTGACCGGCCGGCCCGTGGCGCTGGTCGGCGCGGCCGGCGGTCGCGGCCTGCTGCGCGAAACGCTGGTCGCGCGCGGTGCGCGGCTGGACGAGGTGCACGTCTATACGCGCGCCGCGCCGCGGCTGGACCGCCGCCACATCGCGGCCGTGCGCGCCCTGCCGGCCGACGCACGGGTGCTGCTGTCCAGTGCCGAGGCGTTGCACAACCTCGCCCGTTCGCTGCCACCGGAGGCCTGGGCGGTCCTGAAGCGGGCGGTGGTCGTGGTCAGCAGCGAGCGGCTGGCCGAGGCCGCCCGCATCGCCGGATTTTCCCGCATGGCGCTGGCCCGCTCGGCCGGCGCCACCGACCTGCTGGCGGCCGCCGGCGGTGACTTCACGCTGCCTTGATGCGGCCCGGCGTGCCGCCGCTGCTAGCATGCGCGCATGAACAACGATGCCGCTCCGAACGAGACCGCCAAGGTCGCCCCCGCTTCCTCGCGCCCCGTCGCGCCGCGTCCGTCCGAGCCGAAGGGCGGCGGCAGCGCGCTTGCCCTGGCCCTCCTGCTCGCCTTGCTGGCCATCGCCGGCACGGCCTACGTCGGCTGGCAGCAGTGGCAGCGGGCCCGCGGCGATGCCGCTGCCGCCGGTACCGTGGCCCAGCTCGATACCCGCGTCGCCACGCTGGAAACCAGCCTGAAGGCGCTGGATGACGATCGCCGCTCGCTCAGCGCGCGGCTGCGCGACGCCGACGACGTGAACCGCGGTCTGCGCGAGGAGGTGCTCGGCCAGAACGAGCGCCTGCGCAACCTCGAGGACGCGGTGGCCAAGCTGTCGGAAAAGAGCCTGTCCAGCCACGACGCGATGCTGCTGGACGAAGCCGAGTCGCTGCTGCGCATGGGCAAGGAACGCTACGAACTGTTCCACGACGCCGCGGGTGCGGCCGCCGCCTACGGCCTGGCCGACCAGGCGCTGTCCGGCGTGGACGACAGTGCTTTCTACGGCCTGCGCCAGAGCGTGGCCGCCGAGCGCGAGGCGCTCGATCGTGCCGCCGCCAGCCACGACAGCGCCGCGCTGGCCAGGCTGCAGCAGTTGCGCGGCCAGATCGGCGGCCTGCCGCTGCGTCCGCTGGACGCCCCGGCCTCGTCGTCCAGCAGTGGCGCGTGGGCG is part of the Dyella thiooxydans genome and harbors:
- a CDS encoding rhodanese-like domain-containing protein; this encodes MNDFLHKLPAFVGNHLALSALFVVLLLALIVTQLMTLLRKFKELTPAGLTLLMNRENPLLVDISPRDSFEKGHIPGAKHVLMSQFDPESKDLAKAKDLPVVVICRSGQTAQGAAQRLVKAGFQKVFYLGGGMGAWTQAQLPVVKGK
- a CDS encoding uroporphyrinogen-III synthase; this encodes MSSSPVPLLHGRAVVITRPAGTGASLARRVRALGGRPLLLPGLSLHAIGDGATRAALLRALRAEVVVFTSPAAVRYAAALAPIPAGCVAVGVGQGTARALRRAGIAAPLAPARQDSEGVLALPALQSLTGRPVALVGAAGGRGLLRETLVARGARLDEVHVYTRAAPRLDRRHIAAVRALPADARVLLSSAEALHNLARSLPPEAWAVLKRAVVVVSSERLAEAARIAGFSRMALARSAGATDLLAAAGGDFTLP
- a CDS encoding YiiD C-terminal domain-containing protein → MSTSSPAPSGARDATADALVRFIRDEIPLARAMDLHLDTHTPDRLSLAVPLAPNVNDKGCAFGGSLVSLMTLAGWALVELALRERGEDCDVFVGESTVRYLAPVWTDFRADAVLAPESDWTTFFATLAARGRARIEVSCAVPGEDGKPAATLAARFVAKRRASS
- a CDS encoding uroporphyrinogen-III C-methyltransferase gives rise to the protein MNNDAAPNETAKVAPASSRPVAPRPSEPKGGGSALALALLLALLAIAGTAYVGWQQWQRARGDAAAAGTVAQLDTRVATLETSLKALDDDRRSLSARLRDADDVNRGLREEVLGQNERLRNLEDAVAKLSEKSLSSHDAMLLDEAESLLRMGKERYELFHDAAGAAAAYGLADQALSGVDDSAFYGLRQSVAAEREALDRAAASHDSAALARLQQLRGQIGGLPLRPLDAPASSSSSGAWARIGQALSSVVRIGRDNGAPMAVADARLSRELVALDLAQAEAALLAHDGTAYRAALQRADTGLAGQFDAADATVKAARDTLAGLIKDAAPGTPVELGEALTELRNLRAVHALKPSAGATPVKPAANGARP